A window from Nitrospira sp. ND1 encodes these proteins:
- a CDS encoding TIGR02710 family CRISPR-associated CARF protein, whose product MPADTPVKALILAFTDAPSLAAYVINRLQPELLCFFVPESAKTLVEEAVQPLVQQMPKRWDWVVTPDPADVIACHQALSRSIHDLFRNWAVQVGEVVVDLTGATPAMAAALATVSQPWTSRVISLVDAEGREEGEAIAIGGLAKYWLQGNPWDESAVVVRREASDAFNHGSFRAAATLFHTLEARVSGGQKPLYRALGELALGYGLWEQFHYRQAWDKLKTSLKALDMASLWGGPPGLKALLPFIKANNGFLEKLVLDPADVKEGVVLDLLAHAHRRAHVDHDHERAMVALVRAMEACAQRQLFKQYKIKTWDVQPEQLPDAMRDTCRTCYLDDVDGKYKLPLQSQFRALAGLGDQMGQAFLRDWPKMKPLLDAANHAVLGHGFEAIKSERVQQLSDVVMKLTGVNESSLPKFPVLNL is encoded by the coding sequence ATGCCTGCGGATACTCCTGTCAAAGCGCTCATCCTCGCCTTCACCGACGCGCCGTCGCTCGCCGCGTATGTGATCAACCGGCTGCAGCCGGAATTGCTCTGCTTTTTCGTGCCGGAATCGGCGAAGACGCTGGTTGAGGAGGCGGTGCAACCGCTCGTACAGCAGATGCCGAAGCGCTGGGACTGGGTGGTGACGCCCGATCCGGCCGATGTCATTGCCTGTCATCAGGCCCTGTCACGATCTATTCACGACCTCTTTCGAAATTGGGCCGTGCAGGTGGGCGAGGTGGTGGTCGATTTGACCGGAGCGACTCCCGCCATGGCCGCGGCGCTGGCGACGGTGAGCCAACCCTGGACGTCGCGAGTCATCAGTCTGGTCGATGCGGAGGGCCGCGAAGAGGGTGAGGCGATCGCGATCGGCGGGTTGGCCAAGTATTGGCTGCAAGGCAATCCCTGGGATGAGTCGGCGGTCGTGGTGCGCCGTGAGGCCAGCGACGCCTTTAATCATGGTTCATTCAGGGCCGCAGCCACCCTGTTTCATACGCTGGAAGCTCGCGTGAGCGGGGGACAGAAACCCCTGTATCGTGCCTTGGGCGAATTGGCGTTGGGGTACGGGTTGTGGGAGCAGTTTCACTACCGCCAGGCATGGGACAAGCTGAAGACCTCGTTGAAGGCGCTCGATATGGCGTCGCTCTGGGGCGGGCCGCCGGGGTTAAAGGCGCTCCTGCCGTTCATTAAAGCCAATAACGGATTTTTGGAAAAGCTGGTACTGGATCCCGCCGACGTGAAGGAAGGGGTAGTGCTCGATCTGCTCGCGCATGCCCATCGTCGTGCCCACGTGGACCATGACCATGAGCGGGCCATGGTGGCGCTCGTGCGCGCAATGGAAGCCTGCGCCCAGCGGCAACTGTTCAAACAGTACAAGATCAAGACCTGGGATGTGCAGCCGGAGCAATTGCCTGACGCGATGCGCGACACCTGCCGCACCTGTTACCTCGATGATGTGGACGGGAAGTATAAGCTCCCATTGCAAAGCCAGTTCCGGGCCCTGGCCGGTCTTGGCGATCAAATGGGGCAGGCCTTTCTTCGCGATTGGCCCAAGATGAAGCCGCTGCTCGACGCCGCCAACCATGCGGTGTTGGGCCACGGGTTTGAGGCCATCAAATCCGAGCGGGTGCAGCAACTGTCCGATGTGGTCATGAAACTCACGGGCGTGAACGAGTCCTCGTTGCCGAAGTTTCCGGTTCTCAATCTCTAG
- a CDS encoding thioesterase family protein, whose product MEIRIYYEDTDCGGVVYYANYLKYFERARTQYLEERGLSVAELRDGGTQFMVVHAELDYRSPARYGDTLTIDTNLAAVGQASLTFAHVMRERTSGRVVVEGSAKLVTVDDNLKVKRLDKPTLAALQGPPETRS is encoded by the coding sequence ATGGAGATTCGCATTTACTACGAGGACACCGATTGCGGCGGGGTGGTGTACTACGCCAACTATCTGAAGTATTTCGAGCGGGCGAGGACGCAGTATCTCGAAGAGCGAGGCCTCTCGGTTGCAGAGTTACGGGACGGCGGGACGCAGTTTATGGTCGTGCATGCAGAACTGGACTATCGGTCACCTGCCCGCTATGGTGACACCTTAACCATCGACACGAACCTCGCGGCGGTGGGCCAGGCTTCTCTCACCTTTGCCCATGTCATGAGAGAACGGACGAGCGGGCGCGTGGTGGTCGAAGGCTCGGCCAAGTTGGTGACGGTGGATGACAACTTGAAAGTAAAGCGACTCGACAAACCCACCTTGGCTGCGTTACAAGGACCTCCAGAGACGAGGAGCTAA
- the rfaE2 gene encoding D-glycero-beta-D-manno-heptose 1-phosphate adenylyltransferase has product MHTKVTTRQELASRLEERRRQGQRIVFTNGCFDLMHIGHIRYLQAARNLGDVLVVGVNSDESVRALNKGTDRPIVPDAQRAEVLAALACVDYVVTFSEPDPGALIATLQPDILVKGGDWSVDRIVGRETVEARGGRVQTIPLVPGVSTTTLVQRIRSTTA; this is encoded by the coding sequence ATGCACACCAAAGTCACCACGCGACAAGAACTTGCCTCACGACTGGAAGAGCGCCGTCGGCAGGGACAACGCATCGTCTTCACAAACGGCTGCTTCGACCTGATGCACATCGGCCATATCCGCTACCTGCAAGCGGCTCGCAATCTGGGTGATGTGCTGGTGGTCGGCGTGAATTCCGACGAGTCCGTGCGCGCCCTGAACAAAGGCACCGATCGTCCCATTGTGCCCGATGCCCAGCGAGCCGAGGTTCTGGCTGCACTGGCCTGCGTAGACTATGTGGTGACCTTTTCGGAACCGGACCCCGGCGCCCTCATCGCAACCCTCCAGCCGGATATTCTCGTCAAAGGTGGAGATTGGTCCGTTGACCGGATTGTGGGACGGGAGACGGTCGAGGCCCGCGGCGGCCGCGTCCAGACCATTCCACTCGTTCCCGGAGTGTCGACGACCACCCTGGTGCAACGTATTCGCTCCACGACAGCGTAA
- a CDS encoding SPFH domain-containing protein: MPGGLWVVIFLAGLVLLVISKTARVVPQQSAYVVERLGRYSRTLGAGFHILWPFLDSVQYKHSLKETAIDIPEQICITRDNVQVGVDGILYSKVLDPQRASYGISDYRFAITQLAQTALRSEIGKIELDRTFEERTNINSQVVNELDKATEPWGVKVLRYEIKNITPPKDVLAAMEKQMRAEREKRAVILTSEGERDAAINQAEGEKQQVIKASEAKKQQQINEAEGAASAIMAIAGATADGLRKVAESTQIPGGYEAVQLRVAEQYITKFGELAKASNTLVLPANVSDVGSMLTLAMNMITKRSSPTSPGK, translated from the coding sequence ATGCCAGGCGGACTCTGGGTTGTCATTTTTCTTGCAGGCCTCGTCCTGCTCGTCATCTCGAAAACCGCGCGTGTCGTGCCGCAACAGAGCGCCTACGTCGTCGAGCGGCTGGGCCGGTACTCACGGACACTCGGCGCGGGGTTCCACATCCTGTGGCCGTTCCTCGACAGTGTGCAGTACAAACACTCGCTGAAAGAAACCGCCATCGATATTCCCGAACAGATCTGCATCACGCGCGACAACGTACAGGTCGGCGTCGACGGCATTCTCTATTCCAAGGTGCTGGATCCGCAGCGAGCCTCCTACGGCATCAGCGACTATCGCTTTGCGATCACGCAGCTGGCTCAGACCGCCCTCCGGAGCGAGATCGGCAAAATCGAACTCGACCGCACCTTCGAAGAGCGCACCAATATCAACAGCCAGGTTGTGAATGAGCTGGACAAGGCGACGGAACCCTGGGGCGTGAAGGTGCTGCGGTACGAGATCAAGAACATCACGCCGCCGAAAGACGTGCTGGCCGCGATGGAAAAACAAATGCGGGCCGAACGGGAAAAACGCGCGGTGATTCTGACCTCCGAGGGCGAACGCGACGCCGCCATCAACCAGGCGGAAGGCGAGAAGCAGCAGGTCATCAAGGCCTCCGAGGCGAAGAAACAGCAGCAGATCAACGAGGCCGAGGGCGCAGCCTCCGCGATTATGGCCATCGCCGGCGCCACGGCAGACGGACTCCGCAAAGTCGCCGAATCCACGCAAATTCCGGGCGGCTACGAAGCCGTGCAGCTGCGCGTCGCCGAGCAGTACATCACCAAGTTCGGGGAACTGGCCAAAGCCAGCAACACCCTCGTGCTCCCCGCCAACGTCTCGGATGTCGGGTCGATGCTGACGCTGGCGATGAACATGATCACGAAACGGTCTTCGCCCACATCTCCGGGAAAGTAA
- a CDS encoding SprT-like domain-containing protein, which produces MSPSPEPLLTIWTDLNRRYFQGTLPPIPIEWSRRLTSSAGMFVCRIGPRQPLTRTTEAPTRRRCIRLSAVLLKPNNPEPSHETVMTLAHEMIHQWQYDILKRRPNHGADFRRMMDQMNRDGLGITIYHSLGKEVAALAKYAWRCQHCGCLYQRQRRTIQPRRHFCGACRGPLRELPAVVPASTAEPAHTSAAGPQLGFPFTPV; this is translated from the coding sequence ATGTCACCCTCTCCGGAACCGCTGCTCACAATCTGGACCGACCTCAATCGCCGCTATTTTCAGGGCACCTTACCCCCGATTCCCATTGAATGGAGCCGCCGACTGACCTCCTCAGCCGGGATGTTTGTCTGCCGGATCGGACCCCGACAACCACTCACGCGCACCACCGAGGCACCAACCAGACGGCGCTGCATCAGACTGTCGGCGGTGCTGCTCAAACCCAACAATCCGGAGCCGAGCCACGAAACCGTCATGACCCTGGCGCACGAAATGATTCACCAGTGGCAGTACGATATCTTGAAGCGTCGCCCGAATCATGGTGCCGATTTTCGTCGCATGATGGACCAGATGAATCGCGACGGCCTGGGCATCACGATCTATCACTCGCTGGGAAAAGAAGTGGCTGCCTTGGCCAAATATGCCTGGCGTTGCCAGCACTGCGGCTGCCTCTATCAACGACAACGCCGGACTATTCAACCGAGACGCCACTTCTGCGGCGCCTGTCGGGGGCCGCTCCGCGAACTGCCTGCCGTGGTACCCGCCTCTACAGCGGAACCGGCCCACACATCTGCCGCAGGTCCTCAGCTCGGCTTTCCCTTCACCCCCGTGTAG
- a CDS encoding DNA polymerase IV yields the protein MSGRWPRQILFGDIDAMFASAAVLADPSLAGKPVAVGGPPPRGIVAAASYEVRRFGVRSAMPTIQAMRLCPQLVLVPPDRPLYTRLHRQLQDITDRFFPETEWTSIDEFYADTTRLQTRHPDPRELGQALKIDITRVTGLTCTIALASGKTVAKIAADAHKPDGLAVIEPGSEAAFLAPLPIRSLPGMGPKSTEAIERLGIHTVGDLLEPRFEQSLIRLLGSRLAAFQSLARGHDSDPVVADREAKSMSHETTFDEDTNDPALLEPIIHGFLETLTHDLRLEGLAAGSFTVKLKDSHFRITTRQRKFSSPVNYDPDMWPDIRLALAELLQPRSRYRLVGLGLSDLVPAPEPLFDRRQRDAVAILDRLIQQHGTGVVRLGGLPQGGDSPKKRGRRTEN from the coding sequence ATGTCCGGACGATGGCCCCGACAAATTCTCTTCGGCGACATCGACGCCATGTTTGCGTCGGCAGCCGTTCTCGCTGATCCGTCGCTGGCAGGCAAACCGGTTGCCGTGGGCGGGCCTCCGCCTCGCGGCATTGTGGCAGCGGCGAGTTATGAGGTGCGTCGCTTCGGGGTGCGATCGGCGATGCCGACCATTCAGGCCATGCGGCTCTGCCCTCAGCTCGTTCTCGTACCGCCTGACCGGCCGCTATACACGCGTTTGCACCGCCAGCTTCAGGACATCACCGACCGGTTTTTCCCGGAAACCGAGTGGACAAGTATCGATGAGTTTTACGCGGATACGACCCGATTGCAAACGCGGCATCCCGATCCGCGTGAGTTGGGGCAGGCGCTCAAAATCGACATTACCCGCGTCACGGGCCTGACCTGCACCATTGCCCTGGCGTCCGGCAAGACCGTCGCCAAGATCGCCGCCGATGCGCATAAGCCCGACGGGCTCGCCGTGATTGAACCGGGCTCGGAAGCGGCGTTCCTCGCCCCGCTGCCGATTCGCTCCTTGCCGGGCATGGGTCCCAAATCCACTGAAGCCATCGAGCGCCTGGGCATTCACACCGTCGGCGATCTGCTCGAACCCCGCTTCGAACAATCCCTCATCCGCCTGCTTGGCTCGCGGCTGGCGGCGTTTCAATCACTCGCTCGCGGCCACGACTCCGATCCCGTGGTGGCCGATCGCGAGGCCAAGAGTATGAGCCATGAGACCACCTTCGACGAAGACACCAACGATCCGGCCTTGCTGGAACCGATCATCCACGGATTTCTCGAAACGTTAACGCACGATCTCCGGCTGGAGGGTCTGGCCGCCGGGTCATTCACCGTGAAGCTGAAGGATTCGCACTTTCGCATCACCACGCGGCAACGGAAGTTCTCGTCACCGGTGAACTACGATCCGGATATGTGGCCGGACATCCGCCTCGCCCTCGCCGAACTGCTGCAGCCGCGATCGCGCTATCGCCTGGTGGGCCTCGGGCTGTCGGATCTGGTTCCTGCTCCTGAACCCTTGTTCGACCGGCGGCAGCGCGACGCGGTCGCCATACTCGACCGGTTGATCCAGCAACACGGCACCGGCGTGGTTCGACTGGGAGGACTTCCACAGGGCGGGGACAGCCCAAAGAAGCGGGGACGTCGCACGGAAAACTGA
- the mfd gene encoding transcription-repair coupling factor produces MPPLIPLHLTQWLAPAREALRSGSGKPCLMGLHGSTAGFGLALLTHSLPSQPLADRSWLIVAKNDDEAERLYRDTLFFRTLCGQSGDDLALFPKWETLPYESTVPHIDLVARRMQTLNRLCTTARTVLFTSIPALTQRVLPALVFTDAILQFQPNGSLEREVLVSSLLRLGYRKGSVVEIPGEFSIRGGIVDIYSTAYADPLRVEFLGDTIESIRFFDPATQKSTDKIKQAWVLPARELIRPEDAPDALAPLAADAEWHAPSVYGTMDSLLDYFPQPPVLVLDQPGTLKAHTEECWQAIEEGFLRHEDRTDPNPYPTPDNLYLTWDQILASTQGYATLALEPVTAPDASWDPVLTCPAQTPASVGLGQRGTAFSHTLEMLDRLREGGPVVLVARSQGQVGRLLALFGEHDRPAVEWKPSALSAGGAQKAPFSVLNGEVSAGFLSPDLRLVVLTEEELFAKGARHKPQPKSKAATFLSSLEDLNIGDYVVHMQYGIAKYQGLRRLSVQDFDSDFLVLEFAGTDKLYVPLDRLSQVQRYAGADAHVPRLDRLGGTSWAKTTARVKKDIEEMAHELVDLYANRELVHRTSYGKDSMLYHEFEAAFEYEETPDQRKAIEDIANDLASTKPMDRLVCGDVGYGKTEVAMRAAFKAVEENRQVAVLVPTTLLAHQHYDNFAERFAPFPTRVALLSRFQSPKDTKAIVKDTEAGLVDVLIGTHRLLQKDVKFRNLGLVIIDEEQWFGVKHKERLKQLRTQVDVLTLTATPIPRTLQMTMASVRDLSIIDTPPSGRLAIRTQVLRFSEKAIREAILRELGRGGQTYFVHNRVETMERMGAWLQELVPEARIVMAHGQMDSKPLEAVMLKFFHREADILIASAIIQSGIDVPTANTIIVNRADTFGLAQLYQLRGRVGRGGEQAYAYFLVPDEGNLSEDAQKRLTAIQQFTELGSGFRIAAADLEIRGAGNLLGKQQSGHIAAVGLDLYLQMVEQAVQRLKGQVVEEEPDPTLRLSVSAYIPEDYVADSHQRLSLYKRLSSCGQLGDLALMHGEIEDRYGHPPDPVERLFELMQIRLLAKQLRLSSVVEQPHAVVITFDPKATVSETAVQALMDRYKKRLRFLSPLSFELQIPHEDWSLVFPELNATLQTLHVCGTNNQGPRTAST; encoded by the coding sequence GTGCCTCCCCTGATCCCCTTACATCTGACTCAGTGGCTCGCGCCGGCGCGAGAAGCCCTTCGCAGTGGCTCAGGCAAGCCCTGCCTCATGGGGTTGCATGGCTCGACCGCCGGCTTCGGCTTGGCGCTCCTCACGCACAGCCTGCCGTCTCAGCCCCTGGCCGACCGTTCCTGGCTGATCGTCGCCAAAAACGATGACGAGGCAGAGCGCCTCTATCGCGATACGCTGTTCTTTAGAACGCTCTGCGGACAGTCCGGAGACGACCTGGCGCTGTTCCCGAAATGGGAGACGCTGCCCTATGAATCGACGGTCCCCCACATCGATCTGGTGGCCCGCCGCATGCAGACGCTCAACCGCCTCTGCACCACGGCGCGCACGGTGCTCTTCACCTCCATCCCGGCCTTAACGCAGCGGGTGCTGCCGGCGCTGGTTTTCACCGACGCGATTTTGCAGTTTCAACCGAATGGTTCCCTGGAGCGGGAAGTGCTCGTCTCCAGCCTGTTGCGGTTGGGCTACCGGAAGGGATCGGTGGTAGAAATTCCCGGTGAGTTCAGCATTCGCGGCGGGATCGTCGATATCTATTCGACCGCCTATGCCGACCCCCTACGGGTGGAGTTTCTCGGCGACACGATCGAGTCGATCCGCTTCTTCGATCCGGCCACACAAAAATCGACCGACAAGATCAAACAGGCCTGGGTGCTGCCGGCCCGCGAATTGATTCGCCCCGAGGACGCGCCCGATGCCCTCGCGCCCCTGGCCGCCGACGCCGAATGGCATGCCCCATCGGTCTACGGGACCATGGACAGCCTCCTCGACTATTTCCCTCAGCCGCCGGTGCTCGTCCTGGATCAACCCGGCACGCTGAAAGCTCACACGGAGGAATGTTGGCAGGCTATCGAAGAAGGATTCCTGCGTCACGAAGATCGCACAGATCCGAATCCCTACCCGACACCGGACAACCTGTACCTCACTTGGGACCAGATTCTCGCCTCGACCCAAGGCTACGCCACGCTCGCGCTTGAGCCGGTCACCGCACCGGACGCGAGCTGGGACCCGGTCCTGACCTGCCCGGCTCAAACCCCCGCCAGCGTGGGACTGGGCCAACGCGGCACCGCGTTCAGCCATACGCTGGAGATGCTTGATCGCTTGCGCGAAGGCGGACCCGTCGTCCTGGTGGCCCGCAGCCAAGGCCAAGTCGGACGCCTGCTGGCGTTATTTGGCGAACACGACCGACCGGCTGTGGAATGGAAGCCCTCGGCGCTCTCGGCCGGCGGCGCGCAAAAGGCGCCGTTTTCAGTCTTGAACGGCGAAGTCTCGGCTGGTTTTCTTTCTCCCGATCTGCGACTGGTGGTCCTGACCGAAGAAGAGCTCTTCGCGAAGGGCGCCCGGCACAAACCGCAGCCCAAGAGCAAAGCCGCCACCTTCCTCTCCTCGCTGGAAGATCTGAACATCGGCGACTACGTCGTGCACATGCAATACGGCATCGCGAAGTATCAGGGGCTGCGTCGGCTCTCGGTGCAGGACTTCGACAGCGACTTTCTGGTGCTGGAATTCGCCGGAACCGACAAGCTTTATGTCCCGCTCGATCGGCTCAGCCAGGTCCAACGATACGCGGGAGCGGATGCCCACGTACCCCGCCTGGACCGCCTGGGCGGCACCAGTTGGGCCAAGACGACCGCGCGGGTTAAAAAAGACATCGAAGAAATGGCGCACGAGCTCGTCGATCTTTACGCCAACCGCGAGCTGGTTCATCGCACCTCGTACGGTAAAGACAGCATGCTCTACCACGAGTTTGAAGCGGCCTTCGAATACGAAGAAACGCCGGATCAGCGCAAAGCAATCGAAGACATTGCCAACGACCTGGCCTCGACCAAGCCCATGGATCGCCTCGTGTGCGGCGACGTGGGCTACGGCAAGACCGAAGTGGCGATGCGAGCCGCGTTCAAGGCCGTCGAGGAAAATCGACAGGTGGCCGTGCTGGTGCCGACCACGCTGCTCGCACACCAGCATTACGATAACTTCGCCGAACGGTTTGCGCCCTTTCCGACCCGCGTCGCCCTGCTGTCACGATTTCAATCTCCAAAGGACACGAAAGCGATCGTCAAAGATACGGAAGCCGGCCTGGTCGATGTCCTCATCGGCACCCACCGGCTGCTCCAAAAAGACGTGAAGTTCCGTAACCTCGGCCTTGTCATCATCGACGAGGAGCAATGGTTCGGTGTGAAACATAAGGAACGGTTGAAACAACTGCGCACCCAGGTCGATGTGTTGACCCTGACGGCGACGCCGATCCCACGCACATTACAAATGACTATGGCGAGTGTGCGCGACCTCTCGATCATCGATACGCCCCCGTCGGGACGACTGGCGATCCGCACTCAAGTCCTCCGCTTCAGTGAAAAAGCGATCCGTGAGGCGATTCTTCGCGAACTCGGTCGAGGCGGACAAACCTACTTTGTCCACAATCGGGTGGAGACCATGGAGCGGATGGGCGCCTGGCTCCAGGAACTGGTGCCGGAAGCCCGCATCGTCATGGCCCATGGCCAGATGGACTCGAAACCGCTGGAAGCTGTGATGCTGAAATTCTTCCACCGGGAAGCGGATATCCTCATTGCCTCCGCCATTATCCAATCGGGCATCGACGTGCCGACCGCCAACACCATCATCGTGAATCGCGCCGACACGTTCGGACTCGCCCAGCTCTATCAACTCCGCGGCCGAGTCGGGCGGGGCGGCGAACAGGCCTACGCCTACTTCCTGGTGCCGGATGAAGGCAACCTCTCGGAAGATGCCCAGAAGCGGCTGACCGCCATCCAACAGTTTACCGAATTGGGATCGGGCTTCCGCATCGCCGCAGCGGATCTTGAAATTCGCGGTGCTGGGAATCTGCTCGGCAAACAGCAATCGGGCCATATTGCCGCCGTCGGGCTCGATCTCTACCTGCAAATGGTGGAACAGGCGGTCCAACGCCTGAAGGGCCAGGTGGTGGAGGAAGAACCGGATCCCACGCTGCGTCTCAGCGTCTCCGCCTATATTCCAGAAGACTATGTGGCCGACAGCCACCAGCGCCTGTCGCTCTACAAACGACTGTCTTCCTGCGGACAACTCGGCGACCTTGCGCTGATGCACGGAGAAATCGAGGACCGCTACGGGCATCCGCCCGATCCGGTCGAGCGTCTGTTCGAGCTCATGCAAATCCGGCTGCTGGCCAAGCAACTCCGGCTGAGCTCTGTGGTCGAGCAACCGCATGCGGTCGTGATCACCTTCGATCCCAAGGCCACGGTCTCCGAAACCGCCGTGCAAGCCCTGATGGACCGATACAAGAAACGACTACGGTTTCTGTCGCCGCTGTCTTTTGAACTCCAGATACCGCATGAAGACTGGAGTTTGGTCTTTCCAGAACTCAACGCAACCTTGCAAACCCTCCACGTCTGTGGTACCAACAATCAAGGGCCACGCACGGCCTCGACCTGA
- a CDS encoding SIS domain-containing protein: MKEFAIKAFDDSAEIKRRFARDHADRIVQVAQLIGGAFQAGHKVLLFGNGGSSTDAAHIAAEFVGRYKRERAPLPAIALATDIAAITCIANDYGFEELFARQVQAHGQRGDVAIAISTSGNSPNVLKGVEAAKALGLTTIAWTGGTGGKLAGMVDYAFVVPSTLTARIQESHITLGHVLCELIEDHVLANPA; the protein is encoded by the coding sequence ATGAAAGAATTTGCCATCAAGGCCTTCGACGACAGCGCCGAGATCAAGCGGCGCTTCGCGCGGGACCATGCCGACCGAATCGTACAGGTCGCACAGCTCATCGGCGGCGCGTTTCAGGCCGGACATAAAGTCTTGCTCTTCGGCAACGGCGGCAGCTCCACCGATGCCGCGCACATCGCCGCCGAGTTTGTCGGCCGCTATAAGCGCGAACGTGCCCCGTTGCCGGCCATTGCCCTCGCCACGGATATTGCCGCCATCACCTGCATCGCCAACGACTACGGCTTCGAGGAGCTGTTCGCCCGTCAGGTTCAGGCACACGGGCAGCGTGGAGATGTGGCGATTGCGATCAGCACCAGCGGCAACTCCCCCAACGTGTTGAAAGGGGTCGAGGCGGCCAAAGCCCTGGGCCTCACCACGATCGCCTGGACCGGCGGAACCGGCGGCAAACTGGCCGGCATGGTGGACTACGCCTTCGTCGTGCCTTCCACGCTGACCGCCCGCATTCAGGAAAGTCACATCACCCTGGGCCATGTGCTCTGCGAACTCATTGAGGATCACGTTCTTGCCAACCCGGCGTAA
- a CDS encoding NfeD family protein: MTWWLWAFLGLFLLGSEIVTPGGFYMLFFGIGALVVGALVGLGMIHSEWMSWLLFSVFSVASLVILRPPLRRLMTADRGNVSSVDTMGGETAIVLDDLPPGATGKAECRGSTWNAHNAGDKPLLKGQRSLVDRVDGITLWIKPE; encoded by the coding sequence ATGACCTGGTGGCTCTGGGCCTTTCTGGGACTGTTTCTGCTCGGCAGCGAAATCGTCACACCCGGCGGGTTTTACATGTTGTTCTTCGGTATCGGGGCGCTGGTTGTCGGCGCGCTGGTCGGCCTGGGCATGATTCACAGTGAATGGATGTCCTGGCTCCTGTTTTCGGTCTTCTCGGTCGCTTCCCTCGTCATCCTTCGTCCCCCGCTCCGCCGTCTCATGACGGCCGACCGGGGCAACGTCTCATCGGTCGATACCATGGGCGGCGAAACCGCCATCGTCCTGGACGACCTTCCTCCCGGCGCCACGGGCAAGGCGGAATGCCGGGGCAGCACCTGGAATGCGCACAACGCCGGCGACAAGCCGCTGCTCAAAGGACAACGCAGCCTCGTGGATCGCGTAGACGGCATCACCCTGTGGATCAAACCTGAATGA
- a CDS encoding GDSL-type esterase/lipase family protein: MKSRLTAALIGVALTLTGLLVLEGVSRALLTAQADLAPEQPDWYRYTPDLGWERRPHFKGLVAGEMHRHEPARYLREFDAQGLFAVDTAQIGDTTHKRILAIGDSNTFGWGVPTRNAYPEVLDDLRPDADVINLGVSGYSSFQGYTALLKYFDRVRPDVVIASFSFNDRRVVPSEAATDSHEKFEREALLHRMDFREKIYLYRGLQHLLIRLHLMKRSGDGSTTVDARTAPTRVSPDQYRQNLERIARFCQERHVPLVFVAFQDNPAHSEHLRAGIAHLNAGRQAQAEAELRIAVNMDNWFSDLARKYLAVVLEQRGASEEATITASLTLPAWKLTHGGRPLRLDSEYNDIVRAVARRHGAVVVEAGQVLAQDASLYLDLAHPDERGHRIVATLVNTALDSLLHPPQIAAQP, from the coding sequence ATGAAGTCTCGTCTGACCGCAGCCCTGATCGGCGTGGCGCTCACACTGACCGGCTTACTGGTCCTTGAAGGGGTATCGCGAGCCCTGCTGACGGCGCAGGCCGATCTGGCCCCGGAGCAGCCTGACTGGTATCGATACACGCCGGATTTGGGGTGGGAACGTCGCCCGCACTTCAAGGGGCTCGTTGCGGGAGAGATGCATCGGCATGAGCCCGCTCGATACCTGCGTGAATTCGATGCGCAGGGGCTCTTCGCCGTCGATACGGCACAGATCGGCGATACGACCCACAAGCGTATCCTTGCGATCGGCGACTCCAATACCTTCGGGTGGGGTGTGCCGACCCGTAATGCGTACCCGGAAGTGCTGGACGATCTGCGCCCGGATGCCGACGTGATCAACCTGGGCGTAAGCGGATACAGCTCTTTCCAGGGGTATACGGCACTGCTCAAATATTTCGACCGCGTCCGCCCGGATGTCGTCATCGCCTCGTTCAGTTTCAACGATCGTCGAGTGGTGCCCTCGGAAGCGGCCACCGACAGCCACGAAAAATTCGAGCGGGAGGCACTGCTGCATCGGATGGACTTCAGAGAGAAGATCTATCTGTACCGAGGCCTCCAGCACCTGCTGATCAGATTACACCTCATGAAACGAAGCGGCGACGGCAGCACGACCGTTGACGCAAGAACAGCGCCGACCCGGGTCTCGCCAGACCAGTATCGGCAGAATCTTGAGCGCATCGCACGATTCTGCCAGGAACGGCACGTGCCGCTGGTCTTCGTTGCATTTCAGGATAATCCGGCTCACTCCGAACATCTGCGGGCAGGCATCGCCCACCTGAATGCCGGACGGCAGGCACAGGCCGAAGCGGAACTGCGGATTGCCGTGAACATGGACAACTGGTTCTCGGATCTCGCCAGGAAATACCTCGCCGTAGTCCTGGAACAGCGCGGGGCGTCAGAAGAAGCGACGATCACGGCGAGCCTCACCCTCCCCGCCTGGAAACTGACCCACGGCGGGAGGCCGCTCCGCCTCGACAGTGAATACAACGACATCGTGCGAGCCGTTGCCCGCCGGCATGGCGCTGTCGTCGTCGAAGCGGGTCAGGTCCTCGCCCAGGACGCGAGTCTCTACCTCGACCTCGCCCATCCGGATGAACGCGGCCACCGCATCGTAGCGACGCTGGTGAATACTGCCCTCGACAGTCTGCTCCACCCGCCCCAGATCGCAGCCCAGCCTTGA